The DNA sequence ATGATCGATTTCGGCAGCTCGCGGCTCAGGATGAGTTGCTCGTAGGTGACGACGTTGGCGCTCAGCGTGGTGCCGGGCACCAGCCGGGTGCTGGACCCGGTGGCGATGATCGCATTGTCGAAGGTGACGGTCTCGGTTCCACCCTCGTTGAGTTCGACTGTCAGCGTGTGGGCGTCGGTGAACCGCCCGTAGCCGTTGATCTCGGTGATCTTGTTCTTCTTCATCAGGAAGTGCACCCCGGCCACCCGGCCCTCGGCGACCTTGCGGCTACGGTCGAACGCGACGCCGTAGTCGAAGGTGGCCTGCCCGCTGATCCCGAACATGTCGGCCTCGCGCGAAAAGATGTGCGCCAGTTCAGCGTTGCGCAGCAACGCTTTCGAGGGGATGCAGCCGACGTTCAGACAGACCCCGCCCCAATACTTCGGTTCGACGATGGCGGTGTTCAAGCCCAGCTGGGCGGCACGAATGGCCGCGACGTAACCGCCAGGGCCGGCTCCGAGGACTACGACGTCATAGTGGGTCACCCGCCCACCCTATCGGGCCGGGCCGGCCCTGGGGCAGCGGCGGTGGGCAGGTCGAACAGCGTGCCGATCCTAGGGAGTGTTTCAGCGCTACACTGAAACACATGACATCGAAGAACATCACGCTGACCATGCCGGCGGAGCTGGTTCGCCGCGCCAAGGTGTTGGCGGCTCAGCGCGACATGTCGGTGTCAAGCCTGGTTGCACGGTTGCTTGAGCAACTTGTCGGTGAGGTGCGCGACTATGACGAAGTGGCTGACCTCGAACGCCGGATGATGAACGGTGATGCTGGCCTTCAGATAGGGCCGATCACCTGGTCGCGGGACGACCTTCACCAGCGCTGACATGGAGTTTGTCGACACGAACGTCTTGCTCTACGCCTATGACGCGAGCGCCGGTGAACGGCATGAGGCAGCCCGCGCGTTGGTTGATCGGCTGTGGCGTGACCACTG is a window from the Mycobacterium sp. SVM_VP21 genome containing:
- a CDS encoding BrnA antitoxin family protein, with the translated sequence MTSKNITLTMPAELVRRAKVLAAQRDMSVSSLVARLLEQLVGEVRDYDEVADLERRMMNGDAGLQIGPITWSRDDLHQR